One part of the Vicia villosa cultivar HV-30 ecotype Madison, WI linkage group LG6, Vvil1.0, whole genome shotgun sequence genome encodes these proteins:
- the LOC131612038 gene encoding receptor-like serine/threonine-protein kinase ALE2, which produces MCVQPEVSDRPFMDEVVQALKLVCNECDEAKEAGSTSSSKDDLSYDFNAASEQQSNNFQSHFTAGNYDFGVDIKNGLSASEIFSSSARFGRQVSGSFRRHSYSGPLRTVRSKQLWQII; this is translated from the coding sequence ATGTGTGTACAACCAGAGGTTTCAGATCGTCCTTTCATGGACGAGGTTGTTCAGGCTTTAAAACTTGTGTGTAATGAATGTGATGAAGCAAAAGAGGCAGGTTCAACAAGTTCTAGCAAAGACGATTTATCTTATGATTTCAATGCTGCTTCTGAACAACAATCCAATAATTTCCAAAGCCATTTCACAGCGGGTAACTATGATTTCGGAGTTGATATCAAAAATGGATTGTCAGCGTCAGAGATATTCAGCTCATCAGCAAGATTTGGAAGGCAAGTATCTGGATCATTTAGAAGACATTCATATTCTGGTCCTCTAAGAACTGTAAGAAGCAAGCAGTTATGGCAGATAATTTGA
- the LOC131614286 gene encoding uncharacterized protein LOC131614286, with product MLKEQGEELATVKARLSAKEDALADVQGQYTLLSRTLYRAMMSSSVKEASLRQSQAPAEDDTEEERALLTRADLIQYIRVLGGDCVAAAEDTYNSTVAQLKLKNPGVELVTEGTGPYHRVEGDQIVSPNFGEEPMTQEAEDVQMEEGVW from the coding sequence ATGCTGAAGGAGCAGGGTGAGGAGCTGGCGACCGTGAAGGCTCGGCTGAGTGCGAAGGAGGATGCTCTGGCGGACGTGCAGGGTCAGTACACTTTGCTCTCTCGGACTCTGTATAGAGCGATGATGTCTTCCTCGGTGAAGGAGGCTTCTCTTCGTCAATCTCAGGCTCCTGCTGAGGATGATACAGAGGAGGAGAGAGCTCTTTTGACCCGGGCGGATCTGATCCAGTACATCAGAGTCTTAGGGGGCGATTGTGTCGCTGCTGCCGAGGACACCTACAATTCTACTGTGGCCCAGCTGAAGTTGAAGAATCCTGGGGTGGAATTGGTGACCGAGGGGACCGGGCCATATCACCGTGTGGAGGGGGATCAGATCGTCTCTCCGAACTTTGGGGAAGAGCCAATGACTCAGGAGGCCGAGGACGTCCAGATGGAAGAAGGTGTATGGTAG